In the candidate division TA06 bacterium genome, AACCCAATCACTGGGAGAGCTGGGTTGGCATAGCCGATGCGGATAATGATGGGATCTCTGAAATAATCTCTGCGCCAGGGCAGATTGTTCTCTATCAGGCAAGCGGATGGACGGGAGTGTCATCCGGTTCAATTACACCGACAAGAGATGCCGCATTATTTCTCAATCAGAATTATCCAAACCCAACACAAAGTTTTACAACCATTGCATACTCCATCCCCAACAATGGTTTTGTAAAACTTAACATATACAACGCACTTGGCCAGGTGGTAAAATCGGCCGTCAACGAAGCAAAGAAAGCCGGCAATTACAAATTCACCTGGAATGGCATAAACAATGACGGGCAAAGGGTTGCCAGCGGCACATATTTATACTCTCTTGAAGTTGACGGCAAGGCAACCACCAAGAAAATGATGATTTTAAAGTAGTTAAAATTGTCGTTAAAAAGCCCCGATATAAATATCGGGGCTTTTTGCTTGTATTTTATATCTATGGCTGCCTATAAGAATTCATGGGTAAGCGGGGGCGCAGGTAAATTACCAAGTGTATGATAGAGCGCAAGTTCAATGGTGCGATAATAGCGGAAGCCGTAAGATTTTCTCATGGTCAACTTTGCTTTCAGGTTGAACCCTTCGGTAATACCGTTTGAAAGACGTGGCGTAACGAGGAACCAGTTCAGCATAAGCTGTTTATGGCGGCGGAATCGTTTGGCCACTTTCTTCAATGGCTCCAACCGGGAACGCATGACCAGGGCGATCCAGGAAGATAAAAACTGATCTGCCTCGGCAACGGTGGCGGACTCCCAGAACGACAGGCCTGCGTGCCGAAACGCCGGCACTGTGCCTACGCTAAAGCTACGGCAGGTGCACTACGGCCTGCCTGCGCGTGGCCGCTTCGGCATAGGCAGGCGCGCAGGCAGGAGTGCGACTTTCAGCAAATAGCTCCGGGTGGTTTTCAGATTGTGCCACAATAGCTCGGACAGCCGGGCCAGTTGCTTTTCGGTTTGGTTCTCCTTGTTTTTCAGGATGTACCGCCGGTTGTTTTCCAAGAGCGGCATCCGGCCCTTTCTTTTCAGTTCGTGAGTCTCTTGACGGCGAATGGTGTCGCGGGCGTAGTTGAGGTACTGCATGATGTGAAAGCGGTCCAACACCATCAGGACGGCGGGCGCCTTTTTCCTCAGCACTTTCAGGTAGGGCTTCCAGAGGTCGGAACAAGTGGCGGCGATGCCACGGCATCTCTCTTGTCCCAATCGGACGAAGAATCGCAGCAAGGTTTTGACCTTACGGCTGTCTCCGACATAGAGCAGTCGCCGGCAGCCGGCAGCCAGCTGATAGACCAGGATGAGGAATTTTGAAGGCCTGGTAGAGGATTTCATCGACGCCGATAGATTTGATGCCGTCCATGTTCCGATGGGCC is a window encoding:
- a CDS encoding transposase yields the protein MPAFRHAGLSFWESATVAEADQFLSSWIALVMRSRLEPLKKVAKRFRRHKQLMLNWFLVTPRLSNGITEGFNLKAKLTMRKSYGFRYYRTIELALYHTLGNLPAPPLTHEFL
- a CDS encoding transposase codes for the protein MKSSTRPSKFLILVYQLAAGCRRLLYVGDSRKVKTLLRFFVRLGQERCRGIAATCSDLWKPYLKVLRKKAPAVLMVLDRFHIMQYLNYARDTIRRQETHELKRKGRMPLLENNRRYILKNKENQTEKQLARLSELLWHNLKTTRSYLLKVALLPARLPMPKRPRAGRP